The Rubrobacter tropicus nucleotide sequence TTCTGGAACGAGCACGTCCACAGCGAGGCGGACGACGGCTTCTTCGAGGCCGCGCAGAGGGTCTACGAGCGCGAGGCGCCCGAGAGCTGGGACGACAGCTACGCCGGTCCGCCCCGGCCCGAAGACCTCCAGGACAGGACGAAAGAGATCGAGGACTCCGGGCTGTTCGGGTCCGTAAGCAGGCGCTCTTTCCGGTGGGACCAGGCCTACGACGCCGCGGGCTACCTTCGGGTCCTCGACACATACTCGGGGCACCTGGATCTGGACGAGGAAGCGAGGAAACGTCTCTACGGCGGCATCTCCCGCCTGATCGAAGACGAGCACGGCGGGCGCATAGTGAAGGGCTACCAGACGACCCTCTACGTCGCCCGCAAGAAGTAGGAGCCGCCGCGCTTCAAATAAACTGCGGACCCGCCGACAACAGGGACATGCTCCGAAGGCCGTACAAACGATCGGCGGAGACGCTCGCGCGATACAGAACCGCAGCCCCCCAGCGCCGAAGCATCCGGCTGGAGGGCCACGATTGCGCGTTGTCGGGCGCGTACTTCCTGACCGTTTGTACGGCGGGTCGAAAGCCCCTATTCGGCCACGTATCGGGCGGCCGGATGGTCGAGAACCGGGATGCGGGCATCGTGTGGGGATGTTGGGAGGGTTTGCCGGACCATTACCCTCACGTCTCGTTGGACGCGTTCCTGGTGATGCCGGACCACGTTCATGGGGTCGTGATTTTCGGCGGCGCGTGTCCGGTGGGCGTGTGCGAGGCGGATGTAGCGCGGGCGGGTTTGAGACCCGCCCCCCACCCCACGAAAACCCACCCTACACCCCGAACCGCCCCAGGACACCCCGAACCCTCTCCAAATACCCGCCGCCGAAAAAATACGTGTGGACCAGCAAAGGGTACAGGCTGTACAGGTCCCGGCGTGATTCGAAGAAGCCGTCCCGGATGGGGCGTATCTCGGCGTAACGCTTGAAGAACGGGTCACCGAACGAGTTAAAGAGGCTTATGAAGGAGAGTT carries:
- a CDS encoding class I SAM-dependent methyltransferase; protein product: MARQNLAGYPRVKILTGDFEKIRLPTEAFDLVVSATAFHWLDPRIAYPKAARALRRTGAIALFWNEHVHSEADDGFFEAAQRVYEREAPESWDDSYAGPPRPEDLQDRTKEIEDSGLFGSVSRRSFRWDQAYDAAGYLRVLDTYSGHLDLDEEARKRLYGGISRLIEDEHGGRIVKGYQTTLYVARKK